DNA sequence from the Luteitalea sp. genome:
TCGCCAGACTCAACGGCCACCCGATGGATGGGCCGATGTCGCCCAGCATCGGGGCCGCCGCGCCGTAGAGGAAAATGCTTCCTCCCCAGAGCAGACCCATGAGAATGCTCCCGCCCCAGGTCTTATCGGGCCGCGGTCCGAGAAAGAGACGCCCGCTTGCGTGCTTCTTCATGAGATAGGCGCAAAAGACCATGTTGGGAATGGACCCGGCACCGAGCATCAGCAGCCAGATGCAGTTGGTGGCGAGGAACTGCTGGTATCCGAAGCTCTCGATCGTCGCCGTGATTCGGCGCCAACGGGGGCAAGGAACCTTTGTTGCGCCTCGGAGGATGCAACAGTTACAGCACGAGATGCGCAGCTTCAGCGAGGAAATCGAGTCACGCGGCGGCGTGCCATCCTCGCGTTTGTTGCTGTTCGCAAGACGCGAGCCCGACGCAGGGGCGCGAGAGCTCTTTGCCCTCCCCCAGAACGAGCTGGTGTGGATGATCCGGCGGGTTCGCCTGCGCGACGACATCCCGCTGGCGCTGGAGACCGCCGTGCTGCCCTGTCATCTGTGTCCGGACC
Encoded proteins:
- a CDS encoding UTRA domain-containing protein; protein product: MLGMDPAPSISSQMQLVARNCWYPKLSIVAVIRRQRGQGTFVAPRRMQQLQHEMRSFSEEIESRGGVPSSRLLLFARREPDAGARELFALPQNELVWMIRRVRLRDDIPLALETAVLPCHLCPDLDRFNLVTQSLYRVLENEYGLHLDHSVEEMSAARPDRQQKKVLEMPAGGAVLVIRRRAFARHNTPVEIGLTIYRADMYTAIVRAIRTHAEGESHV